A segment of the Rhodospirillales bacterium genome:
CAGACGTCGGAGACCGCCGGCGAGCCTCAGTTCGAGGTCAAGAAGCAATGGGCCGAGAACGTGGAAACGATGAGCGGCGGGGAGATCAAGATCGAAATCCTGCCGACCGGCGCGGTGGTTCCCCACAACCAGACCCTCGAAGCCGTCGGAGCCGGAATTCTTCAGGGCCACCTCACCGACCCCAGCTACTTCTCCGGTCAGGATCCGGCCTTCAGCATGCTTGGCAACCTGGTGGGCGCGTGGGGCGACCCGGTCGAGTTCCTGGAATACATGAACTTCGGCGGCGGCGAGGCGCTATACAACGAGCTTGTTGAGCCCTATGGCGTGCATCTGATCTGCGCGGCTGCCACCGGGCTCGAAGCGCTGGCCAGCAAGAAGCCCATTCGCACCGTCGACGATCTCAAGGGGCTGAAGCTCCGCGCGCCGGAAGGCATGGTCTACGACATTTTCAGCAAGGCGGGGGCGTCGCCGGTCAACCTGCCGGGCTCGGAAGTCTACACGGGCCTTGAAAAGGGCGTCATCGACGCGGCCGACTACACGGTCTTCGCGACCAACCAGGCTCAGGGGCTGCACTCGTTCGCGCCCTATCCGAGCTACCCGGGGTTCCACTCGCTGCCGATGGTGGCGGTCTCCATGAGCAAGCAGATCTGGGACGGGCTGTCGGACCAGCACAAGACGATCCTCGAGGTCTCCTGCGACACAATGGCGTTCGACATGGTCTTCACCCTGAAGGGCCTGGATCTGAAAGCCGTCGCGGAGGCCCGCAAGGACCCCAAGATCGAGATCATCGACATGCCCGACGAAGAGCGGAAGAAGTTCCGCAACATAGCCAAGCAGGAATGGGAAACCTGGGCAAAGAAGAACGAGTTGAGCCAGAAAACCTACGACTCCGTCGTC
Coding sequences within it:
- a CDS encoding TRAP transporter substrate-binding protein yields the protein MTVVGVAGVAVFAAAASDAIAAEYEWTMQTSETAGEPQFEVKKQWAENVETMSGGEIKIEILPTGAVVPHNQTLEAVGAGILQGHLTDPSYFSGQDPAFSMLGNLVGAWGDPVEFLEYMNFGGGEALYNELVEPYGVHLICAAATGLEALASKKPIRTVDDLKGLKLRAPEGMVYDIFSKAGASPVNLPGSEVYTGLEKGVIDAADYTVFATNQAQGLHSFAPYPSYPGFHSLPMVAVSMSKQIWDGLSDQHKTILEVSCDTMAFDMVFTLKGLDLKAVAEARKDPKIEIIDMPDEERKKFRNIAKQEWETWAKKNELSQKTYDSVVKFLEARNLL